One Pectobacterium colocasium DNA segment encodes these proteins:
- a CDS encoding endonuclease/exonuclease/phosphatase family protein — MSFRFAFWNCAISPPGVKDWQNRGNVADAIGIIRHLFIHEHIDLLAVCEVNQTSFQLLVEGLLDIDIASEFMDDTTPTGGQFDIGYFYRSTRIAVTQGKTHTGRIGSSSLKIAQQLKIAFKTETPNEINMLVSHWPSQLRTIAEDFRNKCSIGLRGFVESLLADKKQVILMGDYNAEPYAPSLFKNLSATNDRALVLSQPDYWLYNPYWKTLSARVPFSIEEQQHDFGTCYSKAGNRNGWSAFDQIIFSGDFLSSGPWYLDEAATGVVLTDVLRAAILDSQHYFDHMPVIGCVRKKGAANV, encoded by the coding sequence TTGAGTTTTCGTTTTGCTTTTTGGAACTGTGCGATATCGCCTCCTGGTGTAAAAGATTGGCAAAATCGGGGTAATGTCGCCGATGCTATTGGGATCATCAGACATCTTTTTATTCATGAACACATTGATCTATTAGCGGTGTGTGAAGTGAATCAAACCTCTTTCCAATTACTTGTTGAAGGGCTTCTGGACATCGATATTGCATCCGAATTTATGGATGACACTACGCCAACTGGAGGCCAATTTGATATCGGCTATTTTTATCGTTCAACTCGCATAGCGGTCACCCAAGGGAAGACGCATACCGGCCGAATTGGCAGCTCGTCACTAAAAATTGCACAGCAATTAAAAATAGCGTTTAAAACGGAAACGCCCAACGAAATAAACATGCTGGTTTCACACTGGCCGAGTCAGTTACGAACCATTGCCGAAGATTTTAGAAATAAATGCTCTATCGGGTTAAGAGGGTTTGTTGAGTCCCTTCTTGCGGATAAAAAGCAGGTGATTTTAATGGGCGATTACAACGCTGAACCCTATGCTCCAAGCCTGTTTAAAAACCTGTCGGCCACCAACGATCGTGCACTGGTACTCTCTCAGCCTGATTATTGGCTCTATAACCCCTACTGGAAAACGCTCTCAGCCCGAGTGCCATTCTCAATTGAAGAACAGCAACATGATTTTGGAACCTGTTATAGTAAAGCGGGGAATCGTAATGGCTGGTCAGCTTTCGATCAGATCATCTTCTCGGGTGATTTCCTTAGTTCGGGGCCGTGGTATCTGGATGAGGCGGCGACAGGTGTCGTACTAACGGATGTATTGCGTGCTGCTATTCTGGATAGTCAGCATTATTTCGATCATATGCCTGTTATCGGTTGTGTCAGAAAAAAAGGGGCAGCGAATGTTTGA
- a CDS encoding NAD(P)H-binding protein, translating into MTWLLFGAGNGVGACLLQRAIECEQAVVLVLRNPEQAKHWREQGMRVVEGDACDPETVAEACRVAGPAAIVVSTMGGGSVNYQGHRTVIDGAEQAGIKRMLLVTSLGCGDSWPLLSPRARAAFGFAVREKSLAESWLQSSSLDHCIVRPGGLLDVVATHNAKLTQGTATLGLVSRWDVALAVDQLLQQPVFGNQIYNLIDPDLTLPAIP; encoded by the coding sequence ATGACGTGGTTACTTTTCGGCGCGGGCAATGGGGTTGGCGCCTGCTTATTACAGCGGGCTATTGAGTGCGAACAGGCGGTCGTACTCGTCCTGCGTAATCCTGAGCAGGCTAAACACTGGCGTGAGCAGGGAATGAGAGTGGTGGAAGGCGATGCCTGCGATCCGGAAACGGTAGCGGAAGCCTGTCGTGTGGCGGGCCCCGCGGCCATTGTGGTATCGACGATGGGCGGTGGCTCGGTAAATTATCAGGGTCACCGAACGGTGATCGATGGCGCCGAGCAGGCGGGTATCAAGCGTATGCTGCTGGTGACGTCACTGGGCTGCGGTGATAGCTGGCCGCTGTTGTCGCCCCGCGCTAGAGCCGCGTTTGGTTTTGCAGTACGTGAGAAGTCGCTGGCGGAAAGCTGGTTGCAGAGCAGCTCGTTGGATCACTGTATTGTGCGTCCCGGCGGCCTGCTGGATGTGGTCGCGACGCACAATGCGAAGCTGACGCAAGGCACTGCGACGCTGGGGCTGGTGTCACGCTGGGATGTGGCGCTGGCGGTTGATCAATTGCTGCAACAGCCCGTGTTTGGCAATCAGATCTATAATCTGATCGATCCCGATCTCACCCTGCCTGCCATTCCGTAA
- a CDS encoding PLP-dependent aminotransferase family protein, with protein MAKFEQLAHQIREQLQEGIWQPGDKLPSLREKSLHSGMSLMTVLHAYQLLESQGLIVSRPQSGYYAAPQLSALPADSLHSPVGQERVQLTEDVDVNAFIFDVLQASKDPAVMPFGSAFPDPQLFPQRQLTRSLASVARHMQPHSALDNLPPGNESLRKNIAQRYALQGIAVSPDEIVITAGAMESLNLSLQVLTEPGDYVVIESPAFYGALQAIERLKLKAIAIATDPQQGIDLEALQQALNDYPIKACWLMTNFHNPLGCTLSWEKKQRLVAMLETHGVGLVEDDVYSELYTGLQRPLPAKALDKKGTVLHCSSFSKNLVAGFRIGWVAAGSYAGNIQRLQLMSTLSTSAPMQLAIADYLATSSYDSHLRRLRRALEQRKHAALQSLRRHFPGDVRINHSQGGYFLWLELPEGVSSTALYRRALEQGVSIAPGKMFTTGDKYDRYFRFNASYEWDDRCEQSVIVLASLIRGQIGERLAQSPL; from the coding sequence ATGGCAAAGTTTGAACAGCTCGCTCACCAGATCCGTGAGCAGCTTCAGGAAGGGATTTGGCAGCCGGGCGACAAACTGCCCTCGCTGCGGGAGAAATCACTGCATTCGGGTATGAGCCTGATGACTGTGCTGCATGCATACCAACTGCTGGAAAGTCAGGGGTTGATTGTGTCGCGTCCACAGTCGGGCTATTACGCGGCACCACAGCTGTCCGCACTACCCGCAGACAGCCTGCATTCGCCCGTGGGGCAGGAGCGCGTGCAGCTTACCGAGGACGTGGACGTCAACGCGTTCATTTTTGATGTGCTTCAGGCCAGCAAAGATCCGGCGGTGATGCCATTCGGATCGGCGTTTCCCGATCCGCAGCTCTTTCCACAGCGCCAGTTAACGCGCTCGCTGGCCTCGGTAGCGCGTCATATGCAGCCACACAGCGCGCTGGATAATTTACCGCCGGGTAATGAGAGCTTAAGGAAGAATATTGCCCAGCGCTATGCGTTGCAGGGGATTGCTGTCTCGCCCGACGAGATTGTGATTACGGCGGGGGCGATGGAGTCCCTTAATCTCAGTCTTCAGGTGCTGACGGAGCCGGGCGATTATGTGGTGATCGAATCTCCGGCATTTTATGGCGCGCTACAGGCGATTGAACGCCTTAAGCTCAAGGCGATTGCGATTGCGACCGATCCGCAGCAGGGCATCGATCTTGAGGCATTGCAGCAGGCGCTGAACGACTATCCGATCAAAGCCTGCTGGCTGATGACCAATTTCCATAACCCGCTTGGTTGCACGTTGTCCTGGGAGAAGAAGCAGCGGCTGGTGGCGATGCTGGAAACACACGGTGTCGGGCTGGTAGAAGATGATGTCTACAGCGAGCTTTACACGGGCCTGCAACGTCCGCTGCCCGCGAAGGCGCTGGATAAAAAAGGCACGGTCTTACACTGCTCCTCGTTTTCTAAAAATCTGGTGGCAGGGTTCCGCATCGGCTGGGTGGCGGCAGGGAGCTATGCGGGAAATATTCAGCGTTTACAGCTGATGAGCACACTATCAACCAGTGCGCCTATGCAACTGGCGATTGCGGATTATCTAGCGACCAGCAGTTATGACAGCCATCTGCGCCGCTTGCGACGGGCGCTGGAGCAGCGCAAACACGCGGCGTTACAGTCACTACGTCGGCATTTTCCGGGTGACGTCCGTATTAATCATTCCCAGGGCGGCTATTTTCTCTGGCTGGAACTGCCTGAAGGTGTCAGCAGCACGGCGCTATACCGTCGTGCGCTGGAGCAGGGCGTCAGCATTGCGCCGGGGAAAATGTTCACGACCGGCGACAAATACGATCGCTATTTCCGCTTTAACGCGTCCTACGAATGGGATGATCGCTGTGAACAAAGCGTGATTGTCTTAGCATCGCTGATTCGGGGGCAGATAGGCGAGCGTCTGGCGCAATCACCCCTTTAG
- a CDS encoding YlaC family protein: MDEVKRLLTEEIERINREEKRDNKIRFSRKFMQSHPYLFAAMLVSYVPVAIILFYASYFGLPYLIGFTVFLLVMTLALSMDINPTYRFEDIDTLDLRVCYNGEWFTIRHVSQDTLDQLLRNEQVPPAVKAGIEKIQRTKGDVDFYDVFSLAYRKQPSA, encoded by the coding sequence ATGGACGAAGTAAAACGCCTTCTGACCGAAGAGATCGAACGTATCAATCGGGAAGAAAAACGCGACAATAAAATACGTTTTAGTCGCAAATTCATGCAGTCTCACCCCTATCTGTTTGCCGCGATGCTGGTGAGCTACGTGCCGGTCGCGATCATCCTTTTTTATGCCTCTTATTTTGGCTTACCGTATCTGATCGGTTTTACCGTCTTTCTGCTGGTGATGACACTGGCACTGTCGATGGACATTAACCCGACCTATCGTTTTGAAGACATCGATACGCTGGATTTACGCGTGTGCTATAACGGCGAGTGGTTTACGATCCGCCACGTATCGCAGGACACGCTGGATCAGTTGCTACGCAATGAGCAAGTGCCGCCCGCGGTGAAAGCAGGGATAGAAAAAATTCAGCGTACGAAAGGCGATGTAGATTTCTATGACGTTTTCTCGCTAGCCTACCGCAAGCAACCTTCTGCCTAA
- a CDS encoding glutamine amidotransferase, with product MSEKVLLVIQLGQPPEGIASQVGQQGKWFADAVQGNTQPVQVVRPDLGERLPPFDTLAAVVISGSWSMVTDRLDWSEYTAGWLREAYYADIPLLGVCYGHQLLADALGGKVGDNPNGKEVGVQIVTTNEAAAQDPLLRDYPPQFGAYLTHQQSVLEPPEGAQVLARSEMDGCQIIRYSDKALTVQFHPEFSADIMLTCLRHNEAALRQDGRDVERMMDIPQEPVWARKILLDFVQRYAAK from the coding sequence ATGAGCGAAAAGGTATTGCTGGTGATTCAGTTGGGCCAACCGCCGGAAGGCATTGCATCTCAGGTTGGGCAACAAGGGAAGTGGTTTGCTGATGCGGTGCAGGGTAACACGCAGCCGGTGCAGGTAGTTCGTCCCGATCTTGGGGAACGGTTGCCGCCGTTTGATACGCTGGCGGCGGTGGTGATCTCCGGCTCGTGGTCAATGGTCACAGATCGACTGGACTGGAGTGAATATACCGCTGGCTGGCTGCGTGAAGCGTATTACGCGGATATCCCGCTGCTGGGCGTGTGCTATGGGCACCAACTGCTTGCCGATGCGCTGGGCGGCAAAGTGGGGGATAACCCGAACGGCAAGGAAGTTGGCGTTCAGATTGTGACAACGAATGAAGCCGCAGCGCAAGACCCATTACTGCGTGATTATCCGCCGCAGTTTGGCGCTTATCTGACTCATCAGCAGTCCGTGCTGGAACCGCCCGAAGGTGCACAGGTGCTGGCGAGGTCAGAGATGGATGGCTGCCAGATTATCCGCTACAGCGATAAAGCGTTGACCGTACAATTCCACCCGGAATTCAGCGCGGATATCATGCTGACGTGCCTGCGGCATAATGAAGCGGCGCTGCGACAGGACGGCAGGGATGTCGAGCGGATGATGGACATCCCGCAAGAACCCGTCTGGGCGCGCAAGATCCTGCTGGATTTTGTACAACGCTATGCGGCGAAGTAG